One region of Primulina tabacum isolate GXHZ01 chromosome 1, ASM2559414v2, whole genome shotgun sequence genomic DNA includes:
- the LOC142550584 gene encoding ethylene-responsive transcription factor-like protein At4g13040 isoform X1, producing the protein MVSIRRRRLLGLSSGRNPVFAPLPRVFEHGHTPETGVESARPSSVHPFLPTNNDMPNEESTFDNGTGSSKGSSSILREDNFFQQFPVAEIKRRKRHRRKHVENQEPCIMRGVYLKNAKWQAAIKVDKKQIHLGTVGSQEEAARLYDRAAFMCGREPNFELSEEEKRELKKFKWEEFLAMTRSAISYKKVQRRTSPGSLRKHQNNDSEGEQERGFFSASEDDT; encoded by the exons ATGGTCAGCATCCGAAGACGGAGACTATTAGGATTGTCTTCTG GGAGGAATCCTGTCTTTGCTCCACTTCCCAGAGTTTTTGAGCATGGACATACTCCCGAAACTGGCGTGGAGAGTGCAAGACCAAGCAGCGTTCATCCTTTCCTTCCAACCAATAATGACATGCCAAATGAA GAATCTACCTTCGATAATGGGACTGGTTCATCAAAGGGATCTTCTTCCATTCTACGAGAAGACAACTTCTTTCAGCAATTCCCTG TGGCAGAGATCAAACGCAGAAAGAGGCACAGGAGAAAGCATGTCGAGAATCAAGAACCATGTATCATGAGAGGTGTTTATTTAAAGAATGCTAAATGGCAAGCCGCTATTAAAGTTGACAAGAAACAAATACATTTGGGGACTGTTGGATCTCAAGAAGAGGCTGCTCGATTGTATGACAG GGCTGCATTTATGTGTGGGAGGGAGCCAAACTTCGAACTCTCGGAGGAAGAAAAGCGGGAACTCAAGAAATTTAAGTGGGAAGAATTTTTAGCCATGACTCGTTCTGCAATTTCTTACAAAA AGGTTCAGAGACGAACTAGCCCTGGTTCACTGAGAAAACACCAAAACAATGATTCAGAAGGCGAGCAAGAACGCGGTTTTTTTTCCGCATCTGAAGACGACACATAG
- the LOC142550584 gene encoding ethylene-responsive transcription factor-like protein At4g13040 isoform X2, with amino-acid sequence MVSIRRRRLLGLSSGRNPVFAPLPRVFEHGHTPETGVESARPSSVHPFLPTNNDMPNEESTFDNGTGSSKGSSSILREDNFFQQFPEIKRRKRHRRKHVENQEPCIMRGVYLKNAKWQAAIKVDKKQIHLGTVGSQEEAARLYDRAAFMCGREPNFELSEEEKRELKKFKWEEFLAMTRSAISYKKVQRRTSPGSLRKHQNNDSEGEQERGFFSASEDDT; translated from the exons ATGGTCAGCATCCGAAGACGGAGACTATTAGGATTGTCTTCTG GGAGGAATCCTGTCTTTGCTCCACTTCCCAGAGTTTTTGAGCATGGACATACTCCCGAAACTGGCGTGGAGAGTGCAAGACCAAGCAGCGTTCATCCTTTCCTTCCAACCAATAATGACATGCCAAATGAA GAATCTACCTTCGATAATGGGACTGGTTCATCAAAGGGATCTTCTTCCATTCTACGAGAAGACAACTTCTTTCAGCAATTCCCTG AGATCAAACGCAGAAAGAGGCACAGGAGAAAGCATGTCGAGAATCAAGAACCATGTATCATGAGAGGTGTTTATTTAAAGAATGCTAAATGGCAAGCCGCTATTAAAGTTGACAAGAAACAAATACATTTGGGGACTGTTGGATCTCAAGAAGAGGCTGCTCGATTGTATGACAG GGCTGCATTTATGTGTGGGAGGGAGCCAAACTTCGAACTCTCGGAGGAAGAAAAGCGGGAACTCAAGAAATTTAAGTGGGAAGAATTTTTAGCCATGACTCGTTCTGCAATTTCTTACAAAA AGGTTCAGAGACGAACTAGCCCTGGTTCACTGAGAAAACACCAAAACAATGATTCAGAAGGCGAGCAAGAACGCGGTTTTTTTTCCGCATCTGAAGACGACACATAG
- the LOC142550595 gene encoding uncharacterized protein LOC142550595 isoform X3, with translation MSSQDRVRRYTRSRRRKPMLDVDLNVVPQMPWDQEGTSNHASSQDRQEGTMLLTAAIDLDAYDDDVIISSPRAFAEAKNNSRRNHGRAVVVDLEPVVSEERPTRNKRARFPTSQTICDFYINLEGSSNSNSVRNRGQRATLTLPPPKEPTFSCPVCMGTLVEETSTKCGHIFCKACIKAAIAAQGKCPTCRRKITMKDMIRIYLPATNST, from the exons ATGAGCAGCCAGGATCGAGTGAGGAGGTATACGAGGAGTAGACGGAGAAAGCCAATGTTAGATGTTGATCTTAATGTTGTGCCCCAAATGCCATGGGATCAGGAGGGGACTTCAAATCATGCAAGCTCCCAGGACAGGCAGGAAGGAACCATGCTACTGACTGCAGCAATCGACCTGGATGCATATGATGATGATGTTATCATTTCTTCCCCGAGGGCTTTTGCAGAA GCTAAAAACAATTCTAGAAGAAATCATGGACGTGCTGTTGTGGTTGATCTTGAACCTG TTGTTTCAGAAGAAAGGCCAACTCGCAACAAGCGTGCAAGGTTTCCTACAAGCCAAACAATTTGCGATTTCTACATAAATCTAGAAGGCAGTAGCAATTCCAATTCCGTG AGAAACAGAGGACAGAGAGCGACGTTGACGCTGCCACCACCAAAGGAGCCTACATTTAGTTGTCCAGTCTGCATGGGCACATTGGTTGAGGAGACGTCCACCAAGTGTGGTCACATTTTTTGCAAAGCATGCATCAAAGCTGCCATAGCTGCTCAGGGCAAATGCCCTACCTGTAGGAGGAAAATAACTATGAAAGACATGATTAGAATTTATCTTCCCGCCACAAACAGTACTTAa
- the LOC142550595 gene encoding uncharacterized protein LOC142550595 isoform X1, with translation MGFTFTAAQFVSTFKTISIKHNPFLGIASINCRRIRLDFQFSFLLDLIRDLSAWITYNMSSQDRVRRYTRSRRRKPMLDVDLNVVPQMPWDQEGTSNHASSQDRQEGTMLLTAAIDLDAYDDDVIISSPRAFAEAKNNSRRNHGRAVVVDLEPVVSEERPTRNKRARFPTSQTICDFYINLEGSSNSNSVRNRGQRATLTLPPPKEPTFSCPVCMGTLVEETSTKCGHIFCKACIKAAIAAQGKCPTCRRKITMKDMIRIYLPATNST, from the exons atGGGCTTTACGTTTACTGCTGCACAATTCGTTTCGACCTTTAAGACAATCTCAATAAAACATAACCCTTTCCTCGGAATTGCCTCTATTAACTGTCGTAGAATCAGGTTAGATTTCCAATTCTCGTTTCTTTTGGATTtaataa GAGATTTGAGTGCTTGGATTACATATAACATGAGCAGCCAGGATCGAGTGAGGAGGTATACGAGGAGTAGACGGAGAAAGCCAATGTTAGATGTTGATCTTAATGTTGTGCCCCAAATGCCATGGGATCAGGAGGGGACTTCAAATCATGCAAGCTCCCAGGACAGGCAGGAAGGAACCATGCTACTGACTGCAGCAATCGACCTGGATGCATATGATGATGATGTTATCATTTCTTCCCCGAGGGCTTTTGCAGAA GCTAAAAACAATTCTAGAAGAAATCATGGACGTGCTGTTGTGGTTGATCTTGAACCTG TTGTTTCAGAAGAAAGGCCAACTCGCAACAAGCGTGCAAGGTTTCCTACAAGCCAAACAATTTGCGATTTCTACATAAATCTAGAAGGCAGTAGCAATTCCAATTCCGTG AGAAACAGAGGACAGAGAGCGACGTTGACGCTGCCACCACCAAAGGAGCCTACATTTAGTTGTCCAGTCTGCATGGGCACATTGGTTGAGGAGACGTCCACCAAGTGTGGTCACATTTTTTGCAAAGCATGCATCAAAGCTGCCATAGCTGCTCAGGGCAAATGCCCTACCTGTAGGAGGAAAATAACTATGAAAGACATGATTAGAATTTATCTTCCCGCCACAAACAGTACTTAa
- the LOC142550595 gene encoding uncharacterized protein LOC142550595 isoform X2 encodes MGFTFTAAQFVSTFKTISIKHNPFLGIASINCRRIRLDFQFSFLLDLIRDLSAWITYNMSSQDRVRRYTRSRRRKPMLDVDLNVVPQMPWDQEGTSNHASSQDRQEGTMLLTAAIDLDAYDDDVIISSPRAFAEAKNNSRRNHGRAVVVDLEPEERPTRNKRARFPTSQTICDFYINLEGSSNSNSVRNRGQRATLTLPPPKEPTFSCPVCMGTLVEETSTKCGHIFCKACIKAAIAAQGKCPTCRRKITMKDMIRIYLPATNST; translated from the exons atGGGCTTTACGTTTACTGCTGCACAATTCGTTTCGACCTTTAAGACAATCTCAATAAAACATAACCCTTTCCTCGGAATTGCCTCTATTAACTGTCGTAGAATCAGGTTAGATTTCCAATTCTCGTTTCTTTTGGATTtaataa GAGATTTGAGTGCTTGGATTACATATAACATGAGCAGCCAGGATCGAGTGAGGAGGTATACGAGGAGTAGACGGAGAAAGCCAATGTTAGATGTTGATCTTAATGTTGTGCCCCAAATGCCATGGGATCAGGAGGGGACTTCAAATCATGCAAGCTCCCAGGACAGGCAGGAAGGAACCATGCTACTGACTGCAGCAATCGACCTGGATGCATATGATGATGATGTTATCATTTCTTCCCCGAGGGCTTTTGCAGAA GCTAAAAACAATTCTAGAAGAAATCATGGACGTGCTGTTGTGGTTGATCTTGAACCTG AAGAAAGGCCAACTCGCAACAAGCGTGCAAGGTTTCCTACAAGCCAAACAATTTGCGATTTCTACATAAATCTAGAAGGCAGTAGCAATTCCAATTCCGTG AGAAACAGAGGACAGAGAGCGACGTTGACGCTGCCACCACCAAAGGAGCCTACATTTAGTTGTCCAGTCTGCATGGGCACATTGGTTGAGGAGACGTCCACCAAGTGTGGTCACATTTTTTGCAAAGCATGCATCAAAGCTGCCATAGCTGCTCAGGGCAAATGCCCTACCTGTAGGAGGAAAATAACTATGAAAGACATGATTAGAATTTATCTTCCCGCCACAAACAGTACTTAa
- the LOC142550617 gene encoding RPM1-interacting protein 4-like: protein MARSNVPKFGNWESEDNVPYTVYFDKARKTKGGKIINPNDPQENPEMFENVDSSPLAPANAHVPPSRPRTRTEETIVKGAPKPSPEHGVAGEDVEFRQSSNPPARYENTNQKAAGESNYGARRPKQARSPMHSAGSEQSFDHPHQHAKVGGRVGGPQGGEGKNYEGSQGITGKSRMRQANLGDDSPDKAAAVPRFGDWENDPQSAENFTDIFQKVREERNAGPGNVSTTPKHSYHPTRSQPSNQPKRCCCPWW from the exons ATGGCT CGTTCAAATGTGCCAAAATTCGGCAACTGGGAAAGTGAAGACAATGTTCCTTACACGGTTTACTTTGACAAAGCAAGAAAAACTAAAGGTGGAAAGATAATCAACCCGAACGATCCCCAGGAGAATCCCGAGATGTTCGAAAATGTTGACTCTTCGCCTCTTGCTCCTGCTAATGCTCACGTTCCTCCATCaagaccgagaactcgaactgAGGAGACTATCGTGAAGGGAGCACCTAAGCCCTCGCCCGAACATGGAGTAGCCGGGGAGGATGTAGAATTCAGGCAGTCCAGTAATCCTCCTGCTCGATATGAAAATACAAATCAAAAAGCTGCTGGTGAATCAAATTACGGTGCCCGAAGACCGAAGCAAGCTAGGTCCCCAATGCATAGTGCAGGATCCGAGCAAAGCTTTGATCATCCTCATCAGCATGCGAAAGTAGGGGGGAGAGTCGGCGGACCTCAGGGCGGGGAAGGAAAGAACTATGAGGGTAGTCAAGGTATCACTGGAAAATCACGTATGAGACAAGCTAATCTTGGAGATGACAGT CCTGATAAAGCCGCAGCAGTTCCAAGATTTGGTGATTGGGAGAATGATCCTCAGTCTGCAGAAAATTTTACCGATATATTCCAGAAAGTTCGGGAGGAAAGGAATGCAGGGCCCGGAAACGTGTCGACCACACCTAAACATTCTTATCATCCAACACGCAGCCAACCATCCAATCAACCAAAG AGATGCTGCTGCCCTTGGTGGTAA
- the LOC142550624 gene encoding uncharacterized protein LOC142550624 translates to MIPLFFLVVCTEGLVAFLLMVKIGPLRELVMKGLDQVKMRRATVLTIAGTIFVILLSNLFSILKIQNKGVKHGTMTPMDQVLWRTNLLEATLMGFSLFLGFLIDRMHHYMRKLIKLRGSTGVSKQEVDRLEKEKLQLKEKEEKASGEVKRLQKEVSSLTENIQKLKLESTEKDKKVETAESHVTALQKQAADLLLEYDRLLEDNQNLQNQALGYRN, encoded by the exons ATGATTCCGTTGTTCTTTCTGGTTGTGTGTACGGAGGGTTTGGTGGCATTCCTTTTGATGGTGAAGATCGGGCCACTTAGGGAACTGGTAATGAAGGGTTTGGATCAAGTGAAAATGAGAAGGGCTACTGTTTTAACCATTGCTGGTACTATATTTGTTATCCTCTTATCAAACTTATTTAGCATACTCAAGATTCAGAATAAGGGGGTGAAGCATGGAACAATGACACCAATGGATCAAGTACTTTGGAGGACCAACTTGTTAGAGGCTACTCTGATGG GATTTTCTCTCTTCCTTGGATTTTTAATCGACCGTATGCATCATTATATGCGAAAATTGATCAAGCTAAGGGGCAGCACTGGAGTTTCAAAACAAGAAGTTGATAGactcgaaaaagaaaaattacagCTCAAGGAAAAAGAAGAGAAAGCTTCTGGCGAAGTGAAGCGCCTGCAGAAAGAAGTATCTAGCTTGACCGAAAATATACAGAAGCTTAAGTTGGAGTCTACAGAAAAAGATAAGAAAGTTGAAACTGCAGAAAGTCATGTTACTGCCCTTCAGAAACAAGCTGCAGATTTACTCCTAGAATACGATCGTCTTTTGGAAGATAACCAAAATCTTCAGAATCAAGCTCTTGGCTATCGGAATTGA